The following coding sequences lie in one Vicugna pacos chromosome 5, VicPac4, whole genome shotgun sequence genomic window:
- the GCG gene encoding pro-glucagon: MKSIYFVAGLFVMLVQGSWQRSLQDTEEKSRSFPAPQTDPLNDSDLMNEDKRHSQGTFTSDYSKYLDSRRAQDFVQWLMNTKRNKNNIAKRHDEFERHAEGTFTSDVSSYLEGQAAKEFIAWLVKGRGRRDFPEEVTIVEELRRRHADGSFSDEMNTLLDNLATQDFINWLLQTKITDRK; encoded by the exons ATGAAAAGCATTTACTTTGTGGCTGGATTGTTTGTAATGCTGGTGCAAGGCAGCTGGCAACGTTCCCTTCAGGACACAGAGGAGAAATCCAG ATCATTCCCGGCTCCCCAGACTGATCCACTCAATGATTCGGATCTGATGAATGAAGACAAGCGCCATTCGCAGGGCACGTTCACCAGTGACTACAGCAAGTATCTGGACTCCAGGCGTGCCCAGGATTTTGTGCAGTGGTTGATGAACACCAAGAGGAACAA GAATAACATTGCCAAACGTCATGATGAATTTGAGAGACATGCTGAAGGGACCTTTACCAGTGATGTAAGTTCTTATTTGGAAGGCCAAGCTGCCAAGGAATTCATTGCTTGGCTGGTGAAAGGCCGAGGAAGGCGAGA TTTCCCAGAAGAAGTCACCATTGTTGAAGAACTCCGACGCAGACATGCTGATGGCTCTTTCTCTGATGAGATGAACACGCTTCTCGATAATCTTGCCACCCAGGACTTTATAAACTGGTTGCTTCAGACCAAAATTACTGACAG GAAGTAA